A stretch of Lathyrus oleraceus cultivar Zhongwan6 chromosome 6, CAAS_Psat_ZW6_1.0, whole genome shotgun sequence DNA encodes these proteins:
- the LOC127097645 gene encoding uncharacterized protein LOC127097645 has protein sequence MGLGNLYRRRIRVFTMAVVVYLDYKGVQQREKWVSKSKQPALWEKAHERNAKRILKLIIEMEGLWVKLGQYMSTRADVLPAAYINNLKQLQDSLPPRPLEEVYGTIQKELGKSMDELFSDFVNEPLATASIAQVHRATLLNGQEVVVKVQHDGIKTVILEDLKNAKAIVDWIAWAEPQYNFNPMIDEWCKEAPKELDFNLEAENTRTVAKNLGCRNQHDGNLNPNRVDVLIPDVIQATEKILVLEYMDGIRLNDLESLQAYGVNKQKIVEEITRAYAHQIYIDGFFNGDPHPGNFLVSKESPHRPILLDFGLTKKLSSTIKQALAKMFLSSVEGDHVALLSAFSEMGLKLRLDIPEQAMEVTAIFFRATTPARESIESLKSLEDQRTKNMKVIQEKMNLDKKEMKRFNPVDAFPGDIVIFGRVLNLLRGLSATMGVHIVYMDIMRPFAESVLSGFISRGPSVNDRWIFDSPVHSGVEAKLRQLLIELANNDKILGIQVCAYKDGEVIIDTAAGLLGKYDPRPVKPDSLFPVFSVTKGITAGMVHWLVDNGKLNLEENVANIWPSFRSSGKEVIKVHHVLNHTSGLHNAMAGMSQENPFLMLDWDECLNCICTSAPETEPGKVQMYHYLSFGWLCGGIIEHASGKKFQEILEESIVRPLQIEGELYIGIPPGVESRLAALTVDTDDLSKLSATSSRSELPSTFQPQQIAQMATTLPPLFNTLNVRRAIIPAANGHLSARALARYYAALADGGKIPPPHSSSSKPILGSHPHIPKLPSQKAPKKRKCLGRGVATLPSINKSYEKVSSKEESEVTEGRNNIIDSSSSDDVGSSNVESSNPRTHVPGKVYRNPRIIDEFLGTGEYENLTLPNGGFGLGFKRFSSKDGSTIAFGHSGMGGSTGFCDVTNRFSIAVTLNKMSFGGVTGKIVHLVCSELNIPVPDDFLRYAADQRGDANPGRPMIN, from the exons ATGGGGTTGGGAAACCTTTACAGAAGACGTATTAGAGTATTTACAATGGCCGTAGTAGTATACCTAGATTATAAG GGTGTACAACAACGAGAGAAATGGGTTAGCAAATCTAAACAACCCGCGCTGTGGGAGAAGGCTCATGAAAGGAATGCCAAACGAATTCTAAAACTGATAATAGAGATGGAAGGCTTGTGGGTGAAACTTGGGCAGTATATGTCAACACGAGCAGATGTTCTTCCTGCAGCTTATATAAATAATTTGAAGCAATTACAGGACTCCCTTCCTCCTCGACCATTGGAAGAG GTCTATGGTACGATACAGAAAGAGTTGGGGAAATCAATGGATGAGCTATTTTCGGATTTTGTCAATGAACCCTTGGCAACAGCATCA ATAGCCCAAGTCCACCGTGCAACTCTGCTCAATGGACAGGAAGTGGTTGTTAAAGTTCAACACGATGGCATCAAAACAGTCATACTGGAG GACTTAAAAAATGCAAAGGCAATTGTTGACTGGATTGCATGGGCTGAGCCACAGTATAACTTCAATCCTATGATTGATGAATGGTGCAAAGAAGCTCCCAAAGAACTCGACTTCAATCTTGAAGCAG AAAACACCAGAACTGTAGCAAAAAATCTTGGCTGCAGAAACCAACATGATGGAAATTTAAATCCCAATAGAGTGGATGTTTTAATCCCAGATGTCATTCAG GCTACAGAAAAGATCCTTGTTTTAGAGTACATGGATGGAATTCGGTTGAACGATTTAGAATCACTACAAGCATATGGAGTTAATAAACAAAAGATTGTGGAGGAGATTACTCGAGCCTACGCTCACCAAATATATATTGATGGGTTTTTCAATGGTGATCCTCATCCAG GAAATTTTCTTGTGAGCAAGGAATCTCCACATCGTCCCATTTTACTCGACTTTGGGCTTACAAAGAAGCTTTCAAGCACCATTAAGCAAGCACTTGCAAAAATGTTTTTGTCATCTGTTGAG GGGGATCATGTGGCTCTTCTGTCCGCCTTTTCAGAAATGGGGCTTAAGCTGCGTCTGGACATACCAGAGCAGGCAATGGAAGTGACAGCTATATTTTTCCGTGCAACAACACCAGCAAGAGAATCGATT GAATCATTGAAATCTCTAGAGGATCAAAGAACTAAAAATATGAAGGTTATACAGGAGAAAATGAACCTTGACAAAAAAGAAATGAAACGCTTTAATCCT GTTGATGCATTTCCTGGTGATATTGTAATATTTGGAAGGGTTCTTAATCTTCTAAGAG GACTTTCTGCGACCATGGGCGTTCACATAGTATATATGGACATAATGAGACCATTTGCAGAATCTGTTTTGAGTGG GTTTATTAGTAGAGGACCATCGGTAAATGATAGATGGATTTTTGATTCACCAGTGCATTCTGGTGTTGAAGCCAAGCTGAGGCAACTTTTAATTGAGTTGGCAAATAACGATAAAATACTTGGAATCCAG GTATGCGCTTACAAAGATGGAGAGGTCATTATTGACACTGCTGCTGGACTGCTTGGTAAATATGATCCTCGTCCAGTTAAGCCTGATAGCCTTTTTCCAGTGTTTTCTGTTACAAAGGGTATCACAGCAGGAATGGTACACTGGCTGGTTGACAATGG AAAACTAAACCTTGAAGAGAATGTTGCAAATATTTGGCCATCGTTTCGATCATCTGGGAAAGAAGTCATTAAG GTTCATCATGTGCTTAACCATACATCTGGTTTGCACAACGCAATGGCAGGCATGAGTCAAGAAAACCCTTTTCTAATGTTAGATTGGGATGAATGTTTAAACTGTATTTGTACTTCGGCGCCTGAGACTGAACCAGGAAAGGTGCAGATGTATCATTATTTGTCATTTGGCTGGTTGTGCGGTGGAATCATTGAG CATGCATCTGGAAAGAAATTTCAGGAGATCCTTGAAGAATCAATAGTTCGTCCCCTCCAGATTGAAGGAGAACTATACATAGGAATTCCCCCAG GAGTGGAATCACGTCTTGCAGCTCTGACTGTAGACACAGATGATTTAAGCAAGCTCTCAGCGACCAGTAGTCGTTCGGAACTTCCCTCCACCTTCCAGCCACAGCAAATTGCTCAAATGGCAACAACTTTACCTCCTCTTTTCAATACACTAAATGTTCGGCGGGCCATCATACCAGCTGCTAATGGACATTTATCTGCCCGGGCACTTGCACGTTACTATGCAGCTCTAGCTGATGGGGGCAAGATACCACCAcctcattcttcttcttctaaGCCAATACTTGGAAGTCATCCCCATATCCCCAAATTACCTTCTCAGAAGGCCCCCAAAAAGCGGAAATGTCTTGGAAGGGGGGTGGCAACCTTACCTTCAATTAATAAAAGTTATGAAAAAGTCTCTAGCAAAGAAGAATCTGAGGTTACAGAAGGAAGAAACAATATCATAGATAGTAGCAGTAGTGATGATGTGGGTAGTAGCAATGTGGAAAGTAGTAATCCAAGAACCCATGTTCCTGGTAAGGTCTATCGGAATCCTAGGATCATAGACGAGTTCTTGGGTACAGGAGAGTACGAGAACTTAACTTTACCAAATGGGGGCTTTGGCTTAGGATTCAAGCGGTTTAGTTCAAAGGATGGATCAACCATTGCGTTTGGTCACTCGGGAATGGGTGGCTCTACAGGGTTTTGTGATGTTACTAACAGATTTTCTATTGCTGTGACATTGAACAAAATGTCGTTTGGAGGTGTCACTGGAAAAATTGTCCACCTTGTCTGTTCAGAGTTAAACATTCCTGTGCCAGATGATTTCTTAAGATATGCAGCTGACCAAAGGGGAGATGCAAATCCAGGGAGGCCTATGATTAATTAA
- the LOC127097647 gene encoding elicitor-responsive protein 3 isoform X1, which yields MPRGTLEVILIGAKGLHDTDFFTEKMDPYVILTYKTQEHISSVAKNAGSNPRWNESFLFTVADNVAELNLRLMDKDRFTRDDFLGETIIHLGPVLDEYSVPETCYNVVKNQNYCGEIRLALTFHPEGGYY from the exons ATGCCTCGTGGAACTCTTGAAGTGATTCTCATTGGAGCAAAAGGCCTTCATGACACTGATTTTTTCA CAGAGAAAATGGATCCCTATGTGATTCTGACTTATAAAACTCAGGAGCACATAAGCAGTGTAGCCAAAA ATGCAGGGTCTAATCCTCGTTGGAATGAAAGCTTTCTTTTCACAGTTGCTGACAATGTTGCTGAACTTAATTTGAGGCTAATGGATAAAGATAGATTTACCAGAGATGATTTTCTTGGTGAGACAAT AATTCATTTGGGACCAGTTCTTGATGAATATAGTGTGCCAGAAACTTGTTATAATGTTGTGAAGAATCAGAATTACTGTGGAGAAATTCGTTTGGCTCTTACTTTTCATCCAGAG GGTGGGTATTACTGA
- the LOC127097647 gene encoding elicitor-responsive protein 3 isoform X2: MPRGTLEVILIGAKGLHDTDFFKKMDPYVILTYKTQEHISSVAKNAGSNPRWNESFLFTVADNVAELNLRLMDKDRFTRDDFLGETIIHLGPVLDEYSVPETCYNVVKNQNYCGEIRLALTFHPEGGYY, encoded by the exons ATGCCTCGTGGAACTCTTGAAGTGATTCTCATTGGAGCAAAAGGCCTTCATGACACTGATTTTTTCA AGAAAATGGATCCCTATGTGATTCTGACTTATAAAACTCAGGAGCACATAAGCAGTGTAGCCAAAA ATGCAGGGTCTAATCCTCGTTGGAATGAAAGCTTTCTTTTCACAGTTGCTGACAATGTTGCTGAACTTAATTTGAGGCTAATGGATAAAGATAGATTTACCAGAGATGATTTTCTTGGTGAGACAAT AATTCATTTGGGACCAGTTCTTGATGAATATAGTGTGCCAGAAACTTGTTATAATGTTGTGAAGAATCAGAATTACTGTGGAGAAATTCGTTTGGCTCTTACTTTTCATCCAGAG GGTGGGTATTACTGA